From one uncultured Paludibacter sp. genomic stretch:
- a CDS encoding DNA polymerase III, delta subunit gives MAKSTSKYTFQDIMTDLRRKSYSPIYFLMGEEPYYIDQISDYLQDKVLSESEVDFNLTVLYGKDVNIDTVINIAKRYPMMAEYQVVIVKEAQQIKDWDNLIFYLQNPLKSTILCFCYKYGKPDGRKKWTVELNNHAVVFESKKLYENQIGAFIKDYLDNKNVKISEKAEVMLTEFLGTDLSKIVNEIDKLLLTKPADSHYITPELIETNIGISKDYNVFELQDALINRDVVKANRIIRYFGENKKENPLPMVLINLFSFFSNLMIYHYLPDKSTGKVSSELKIQPFFVGNYVKAAGVFNAWKTMNIITYIRETDARSKGIGDTGTEHEDLLKELIFKILH, from the coding sequence ATGGCAAAATCGACCTCAAAATACACATTTCAAGATATTATGACGGACTTACGACGCAAATCGTACAGTCCTATATATTTTTTAATGGGAGAGGAGCCGTATTATATCGACCAAATTTCTGACTATCTGCAAGATAAAGTGTTGAGTGAAAGTGAAGTCGATTTTAATCTTACAGTTCTTTATGGTAAAGACGTAAATATCGATACCGTAATAAACATTGCCAAGCGTTATCCGATGATGGCAGAATATCAGGTAGTAATTGTAAAAGAAGCGCAACAGATTAAAGACTGGGACAATCTGATTTTTTACTTGCAAAATCCGCTGAAATCTACTATTTTATGTTTTTGTTACAAGTATGGTAAACCTGATGGACGCAAAAAATGGACGGTAGAATTGAATAATCACGCCGTAGTTTTTGAATCTAAAAAATTATATGAAAATCAGATTGGGGCATTTATTAAGGATTATTTAGATAATAAAAATGTAAAAATATCTGAAAAAGCAGAAGTAATGCTGACCGAATTTTTAGGAACGGATTTATCTAAAATAGTAAACGAAATAGATAAGTTACTCCTTACTAAACCTGCTGACAGTCATTACATTACTCCTGAATTAATAGAAACAAACATCGGAATAAGTAAAGATTATAATGTGTTTGAACTTCAGGACGCGCTTATAAATCGTGATGTGGTAAAAGCCAATCGAATTATTCGTTATTTTGGCGAAAACAAAAAAGAAAATCCGCTTCCGATGGTACTGATCAATTTATTTTCGTTTTTTTCCAATTTGATGATTTATCATTATTTGCCCGATAAAAGTACGGGCAAAGTTTCTTCAGAATTGAAAATACAGCCGTTTTTTGTAGGTAATTATGTGAAAGCTGCCGGAGTTTTCAATGCTTGGAAAACGATGAACATTATCACATACATACGCGAGACAGACGCGCGCAGCAAAGGTATTGGAGATACCGGAACAGAGCATGAAGATTTATTGAAAGAACTGATATTTAAGATTTTGCATTAA
- a CDS encoding Acetyltransferase codes for MIIAQDGDVILRELEEEDLPKIAEYANNEKVSINLRDAFPNPYSFDDTKRFYEMVEKQNPKTFFAIEYKGNYVGNISLSVGTDVYRNSAEIGYFIGEPFWNQGIVTKAVNLMVKFGFEKLGVVRIHTGVFEFNKASQRVLEKCGFEKEGIFKKSITKKGKIYNEVRFAKIKTEEL; via the coding sequence ATGATCATTGCTCAAGACGGAGACGTAATTTTGCGGGAATTGGAGGAAGAAGATTTACCAAAAATTGCCGAATATGCTAACAATGAAAAAGTGAGTATTAATCTTCGTGACGCTTTTCCAAATCCTTACAGTTTTGACGATACAAAAAGATTTTATGAAATGGTAGAAAAACAAAATCCAAAAACGTTTTTTGCCATTGAATATAAAGGAAATTATGTGGGAAATATAAGTTTATCTGTGGGAACTGATGTGTATAGAAACAGTGCAGAAATAGGTTATTTTATAGGCGAGCCGTTTTGGAATCAAGGAATTGTAACCAAAGCGGTGAATTTGATGGTAAAATTTGGATTTGAAAAATTAGGAGTAGTAAGAATTCACACCGGAGTTTTTGAGTTTAATAAAGCATCGCAACGCGTGCTTGAAAAATGCGGATTTGAAAAGGAAGGAATTTTCAAAAAATCTATTACGAAAAAAGGTAAAATTTATAATGAAGTACGATTTGCAAAGATAAAAACAGAAGAATTATAA